CTCCGCGTGGCTTCTGCGTACCTTTTTGATCCTCATTTACGGGCAGCAGGTCATTCTAGAGGGGCTGAAGGGGCTGGTGGGGCATAAACGCCCCTTGCGGCGGGAGCGTGTCCGCCTCTATTGGCAGGTCATCCGCGCTCTGAGTGGGGTGTAGCCACCGTGCGTATCGCCATGATCACGGGGGAATACCCGCCTATGGAAGGTGGCGTTGGCGCGTTCACACGGGAACTGGCGCGGGCGCTGGCGGCAGCGGGGCATGAGCCGCACATCCTCACCGATCAGCGGGCGGCGGGGGCGGCGGATCGCGGTATTCATCATCACCCCCGCGTACAGAACTGGAATCGCGCCTTCCTCAGCGGCGGCGTCGGGCGTTGGCTCAGGAAAATCGCTCCGGCGGTGGTCAACCTCCAATACGAGGCGGCGGCGTTCGGCATGTCCGGCGCGGTGAACCTCGCCCCACTCTGGCTGCCCTCCCTTCCCCTCATCACCACCTTTCACGATCTCTTGCCCCCTTACCTTTTTCCCAAAGCGGGCGGGCTTCGCCAACGGGCGGTTTTTTTCTTGGCGCGGCGCTCGGCGGCGGTGATTGCCACGAATGGCGCGGATGAATCGGCGTTACGCGCAGCGGGCTGCCAGAACCTACGTCTGATCCCAATTGGCTCAAACATCCCCGATTCCCCCCCGCCAGACTATGATCGGGGGGCATGGCGATCCCGTCTGAACACTCCCCCGCAGACCTTCCTTGTCGGCTATTTCGGCTTTCTGAACGCCACCAAAGGGATGGACACCCTCTTACACGGCGTGCGCGGCGCATTGGCGGGCGTGCCTGATCTCCGTCTGCTGCTCATTGGCGGGCGCACAGGGACGAGCGATGCCGCCAACGCTGCTATCGCCGATGCCATCGATGGGCAAATTGCCGCGCTTGGCTTGGGGGAGCGTGTGATCCGCACCGGGTTTGTGGACGAGGCGGCGGTCAGCGCCCACCTCCATGCCTGCGATACCCTCGTCTTGCCCTACAGCGATGGCGTTTCCTACCGTCGGGGGAGTTTCATGGCGGGCTTGGCGCACGGCTGCCCCATCGTCACCACACACCCCCGCAAAGTCTTGCCTGAACTACACAATGGCGAAAACGTCACCCTCATCCCGCCCGATGATCCCGCCGCCCTCGCTGCTACCCTGCGCACCCTCGCCGCCGATCCCGATCTGCGCTCCCGCCTGGGCGCGGGGGCAAGGGTGCTTTCGCAGCGTTTTGGTTGGGAATCGATTGCCGCACAAACGGCGGCGCTCTTTGCCGAGACAGTCACATGATTCGCTTTCTTTCGCGCCCATCATGCGAATTCCGAACAACCCTGAAGGCATAGAACCTCGAATGATGAATCGTCTCCTAAAACGCCCCTTGCCCGCTCTGCTTGCTGCTTACCTTGCCCTTGCCA
This genomic interval from Anaerolineales bacterium contains the following:
- a CDS encoding glycosyltransferase family 4 protein, with amino-acid sequence MRIAMITGEYPPMEGGVGAFTRELARALAAAGHEPHILTDQRAAGAADRGIHHHPRVQNWNRAFLSGGVGRWLRKIAPAVVNLQYEAAAFGMSGAVNLAPLWLPSLPLITTFHDLLPPYLFPKAGGLRQRAVFFLARRSAAVIATNGADESALRAAGCQNLRLIPIGSNIPDSPPPDYDRGAWRSRLNTPPQTFLVGYFGFLNATKGMDTLLHGVRGALAGVPDLRLLLIGGRTGTSDAANAAIADAIDGQIAALGLGERVIRTGFVDEAAVSAHLHACDTLVLPYSDGVSYRRGSFMAGLAHGCPIVTTHPRKVLPELHNGENVTLIPPDDPAALAATLRTLAADPDLRSRLGAGARVLSQRFGWESIAAQTAALFAETVT